In the Lysinibacillus sp. PLM2 genome, one interval contains:
- a CDS encoding alpha/beta hydrolase yields the protein MSLPIVYLSGTLCTEKLWSEMTEYLDYYERTVIFNLNEKNTIKEMAQDVLEHIEGPFIVAGLSLGGIVALQVAAIAPERVKKLILFNTNPFPPTENQFKSWADNRNFIETQGFEKFVTERWTPTLVPTNSSLFSTVQDMALEVGKQVYLQQLDAVQTRQDQTTILSSIPCNTLVVVGEEDQVCPVAMSRYLSEKIANAKLVILPETGHLSTLEQPKKIANIVKDWLANS from the coding sequence ATGTCACTGCCTATCGTATATTTGTCTGGTACGCTTTGTACAGAGAAATTATGGTCCGAGATGACTGAATATTTAGATTATTATGAAAGAACTGTAATTTTTAATTTAAACGAAAAAAATACGATCAAAGAAATGGCACAAGATGTTTTAGAGCATATAGAAGGTCCATTTATAGTGGCAGGTCTCTCTTTAGGAGGAATTGTAGCACTTCAAGTAGCTGCAATTGCTCCAGAGAGAGTCAAAAAACTGATTTTATTTAATACCAATCCTTTCCCACCAACGGAAAATCAATTTAAAAGTTGGGCTGATAATAGAAATTTTATCGAAACACAAGGCTTTGAAAAATTTGTAACAGAGCGTTGGACCCCTACACTGGTTCCAACTAACTCTTCTTTATTTTCCACTGTTCAAGATATGGCGCTAGAAGTTGGAAAACAAGTTTATTTGCAACAATTGGATGCTGTACAAACGAGGCAAGATCAAACTACTATTCTAAGCTCTATCCCTTGCAATACATTAGTTGTTGTAGGCGAAGAAGATCAAGTTTGTCCAGTTGCCATGTCGCGTTATTTGTCTGAGAAAATTGCTAATGCAAAGCTAGTCATTCTACCTGAAACAGGACATTTATCAACCTTAGAACAGCCCAAAAAAATCGCAAATATAGTAAAAGATTGGTTAGCAAATTCTTAA
- a CDS encoding 2-deoxy-D-gluconate 3-dehydrogenase, whose protein sequence is MLNKLFDISDKVVIVTGASKGIGKEIALFLAEQGAHVVLIARNETKLKLVEEEINKINGKVTIKPFDLENVHQIEGLISDIYSECKRIDVLINNAGINIPEGIEDVTVENWEKIMNLNVTSVAFLCKAVGKHMKLNNYGKIINMSSQMGFVGYYKRSAYSASKGALNQLTKALAIEWAEYKINVNGIAPTFIATNLTEKMFQEPTFKQNVLDRIPLGRLATSEDILGAVLLLSTKSSDMITGHTLLVDGGWTVW, encoded by the coding sequence ATGTTAAATAAACTATTTGATATTAGCGATAAAGTTGTCATTGTCACTGGAGCAAGTAAAGGTATTGGAAAAGAAATAGCATTATTTTTAGCAGAGCAAGGTGCTCATGTTGTGTTGATTGCACGCAATGAAACCAAATTAAAATTAGTGGAAGAAGAAATAAACAAGATAAATGGAAAGGTAACAATTAAACCTTTCGATTTAGAAAATGTCCATCAAATTGAAGGTTTAATTTCTGATATTTATTCAGAATGTAAAAGAATTGATGTTTTAATCAACAACGCAGGTATTAATATTCCAGAGGGTATTGAAGATGTAACAGTAGAAAATTGGGAAAAGATTATGAATCTGAATGTAACGAGTGTTGCCTTCCTATGTAAAGCTGTAGGAAAACACATGAAGCTAAATAACTATGGGAAAATTATCAACATGTCTTCTCAAATGGGGTTTGTTGGATACTATAAACGTAGTGCATATTCTGCAAGTAAAGGAGCTCTAAACCAATTAACAAAAGCCCTAGCCATTGAATGGGCGGAATATAAAATTAATGTTAACGGTATTGCTCCTACTTTTATTGCAACAAACCTTACAGAGAAGATGTTCCAAGAACCTACCTTTAAGCAAAATGTTTTAGACAGAATACCTTTAGGAAGATTAGCAACAAGTGAAGATATTTTGGGGGCAGTATTGTTATTAAGTACAAAGAGTTCGGATATGATAACAGGTCACACATTATTAGTGGATGGTGGCTGGACAGTTTGGTAA
- a CDS encoding sugar ABC transporter substrate-binding protein, translating into MKKFIKKSKFLLVFVSVLVLVLSGCSGGSSGEVDTSKTVKVLLSAGDIGQFNAWKARSEEFTRETGIKVEFLETPYDNLLENITTDGISNGGAYDLVVFLDSMGPALTQFLEPLDSYIQKDNFDVERWPKSLVELSTFDGSIYSFPVRGHVQMMFYRDDIFKKYNLEVPTTWDEFDIVAKTIKDNENMDAIVPYYKTGNNGQNLFMWTSYLWGNKGDIFDENYNPIFNNKEGIEATQRYVDLLVKDKVAAASSVSYGEQESRTHFKQGDGAIWIGWWWVYSEFNSAEASAPEVVGNVKYAPVPTWDGKGTSTNISSFPLAITKGSKNKDAAWEFLKWISSPEEELDIVTQTWENTIDPSQASTVVTQIDNLKDAKLNELSNNFYQVGAEGFENSKALPNIPEWSQIADILSSAISNMATGASVENELNKAASQVEAILQSAGYYE; encoded by the coding sequence ATGAAAAAGTTTATAAAAAAAAGTAAGTTTTTATTGGTTTTTGTTAGTGTCTTAGTTTTAGTTCTTAGCGGCTGTTCAGGTGGGAGCTCAGGTGAGGTTGATACATCAAAGACTGTCAAAGTGCTATTATCTGCTGGTGATATTGGTCAGTTTAATGCTTGGAAAGCGCGGAGTGAGGAATTTACAAGAGAGACAGGTATAAAAGTTGAATTTTTAGAAACACCTTATGACAACTTACTTGAAAATATTACGACAGATGGTATTTCTAACGGTGGTGCATATGATTTAGTTGTATTTTTAGATTCAATGGGACCAGCCCTTACACAATTTTTAGAGCCTTTGGACAGTTATATTCAAAAAGATAATTTTGATGTAGAAAGATGGCCGAAATCATTAGTTGAATTATCTACTTTTGATGGCAGCATCTATAGCTTCCCAGTTCGCGGGCATGTACAAATGATGTTTTACCGTGATGATATCTTTAAGAAATACAATTTAGAAGTACCAACGACTTGGGATGAATTTGATATAGTAGCAAAAACAATTAAAGATAATGAAAACATGGATGCGATCGTTCCTTATTATAAAACAGGAAACAATGGACAGAATCTCTTCATGTGGACATCTTACTTATGGGGAAATAAAGGCGACATCTTTGATGAAAACTACAATCCAATCTTCAATAATAAAGAGGGGATTGAAGCAACTCAAAGATACGTAGATTTATTAGTAAAAGATAAAGTAGCTGCTGCTAGCTCTGTTTCTTATGGAGAGCAAGAATCTCGCACTCATTTTAAACAAGGCGACGGTGCTATCTGGATTGGCTGGTGGTGGGTGTACTCAGAATTCAACAGTGCTGAAGCATCTGCTCCTGAAGTTGTAGGAAATGTAAAATATGCACCAGTACCAACATGGGATGGTAAAGGTACATCAACAAATATTAGCTCATTCCCATTAGCCATCACAAAAGGCTCTAAAAATAAGGATGCTGCTTGGGAATTTTTAAAATGGATTTCATCTCCTGAAGAAGAGCTGGATATTGTAACGCAAACTTGGGAAAACACAATTGACCCATCGCAGGCGTCAACAGTTGTTACACAGATTGATAATCTAAAAGATGCAAAATTAAATGAGCTTTCAAACAACTTCTATCAAGTTGGAGCTGAAGGATTCGAAAACTCTAAAGCGTTACCAAATATTCCAGAATGGTCACAGATTGCAGATATATTGAGTTCTGCTATTTCCAATATGGCTACAGGTGCGTCTGTAGAAAATGAATTAAATAAAGCTGCATCACAAGTTGAAGCCATTTTACAAAGCGCTGGTTATTACGAATAG
- the msmX gene encoding maltodextrin import ATP-binding protein MsmX: MADLTLKNIYKTYSDGTNAVENFNLEVKDHEFIVLVGPSGCGKSTTLRMIAGLEEISSGDFFIGNDRVNDVEPKDRDIAMVFQNYALYPHMTTYENMAFGLKLRKMDKAEIRQRVENASEILDLTKYLDKKPKALSGGQRQRVALGRAIVRDAKVFLMDEPLSNLDAKLRMHMRAEIIKLHKRLQTTTIYVTHDQTEALTMASRIVVMKSGRIMQIGTPTEVYERPQNTFVASFIGSPPMNFLTGVVTNDGLKVENIMLKASAQSIKTLIDKGYLNKKIIIGIRPEDISKSPEAVQGEKTYKVRITVPEMLGSETILYFDLDGHDMIAKLRTPETFNIDDNVFIQINMDNAHYFDEETEQRIF; this comes from the coding sequence ATGGCTGATTTAACATTAAAAAATATTTATAAAACATATAGTGATGGCACAAATGCAGTTGAGAATTTTAATTTAGAAGTAAAAGACCATGAATTTATTGTGCTTGTTGGACCATCAGGCTGTGGAAAATCTACTACTCTACGTATGATTGCAGGGTTAGAGGAAATTTCATCGGGGGATTTTTTTATAGGTAATGACCGCGTAAACGATGTTGAGCCAAAAGACCGCGATATCGCTATGGTGTTTCAAAATTATGCTTTATATCCTCATATGACTACTTATGAAAATATGGCATTTGGGTTGAAATTAAGAAAAATGGATAAAGCAGAAATTCGCCAAAGAGTAGAAAATGCTTCTGAAATACTAGATTTAACAAAGTACTTGGATAAAAAGCCTAAAGCCTTATCTGGAGGACAACGACAACGTGTTGCATTAGGCAGAGCCATCGTTAGAGATGCCAAAGTTTTTTTAATGGATGAGCCTTTATCTAATTTAGATGCGAAACTACGAATGCATATGCGAGCAGAAATTATTAAGCTACATAAACGATTACAAACAACAACGATTTACGTTACGCATGACCAAACGGAAGCACTTACAATGGCATCACGCATTGTAGTGATGAAGAGTGGGCGCATTATGCAGATTGGTACGCCAACTGAGGTTTATGAAAGACCGCAAAATACATTTGTTGCTAGCTTTATTGGATCGCCACCAATGAATTTTTTGACGGGGGTCGTAACAAATGACGGTTTAAAGGTAGAAAATATCATGTTAAAAGCTTCTGCTCAAAGTATAAAAACTTTGATTGATAAAGGTTATTTAAATAAAAAAATTATCATTGGTATTCGTCCAGAAGACATCTCCAAAAGTCCTGAGGCTGTACAAGGTGAAAAAACATATAAGGTTCGAATTACAGTACCTGAAATGCTTGGTTCTGAAACGATTCTTTATTTTGATTTAGATGGGCACGACATGATTGCCAAGTTGCGTACTCCTGAGACATTTAATATTGATGATAACGTCTTTATCCAAATTAATATGGATAATGCCCATTATTTTGATGAGGAAACTGAACAAAGAATTTTCTAG
- the rhmA gene encoding 2-keto-3-deoxy-L-rhamnonate aldolase: MQSKNDLTSKDKISNGMFLGTYAPALVEMCGLGGFDFIVLDNEHGAFSDRDLEELIRTADAVDLLSIVRVSYDESSIQKTLDRGARGIQVPMVNTKEDALKIVQKAKYPPLGKRGVAYSHRVAKYGLLNGQRYLDECNNEIFIAIHIESYVAFENLDEILQVEGIDLVFIGLTDLSVDMGYTDNSNHPDVMNVVQEIYKKANAANIAVGEVAGNVEAAQKAVARGANYVVLVGTNYLMKSLQGYITSME, encoded by the coding sequence ATGCAATCAAAAAATGATTTAACCTCTAAAGATAAAATTTCAAATGGGATGTTTCTTGGCACATATGCTCCAGCATTAGTCGAGATGTGTGGTCTAGGGGGCTTCGATTTTATTGTTTTGGATAATGAGCATGGTGCTTTTAGTGACAGAGATTTAGAGGAGCTCATTCGGACAGCAGATGCTGTAGATTTATTATCTATTGTCCGTGTTTCATACGATGAATCAAGTATTCAAAAAACACTTGATCGAGGTGCTCGCGGGATTCAAGTGCCAATGGTTAATACAAAAGAGGATGCATTAAAAATTGTGCAGAAGGCTAAATACCCTCCTTTAGGAAAAAGAGGGGTCGCTTATTCACATAGAGTAGCAAAATATGGCTTATTGAATGGTCAGCGTTATTTAGATGAATGTAACAATGAAATATTTATTGCAATCCATATTGAATCATATGTAGCATTTGAAAATTTGGATGAGATTTTACAGGTGGAAGGAATTGACCTTGTCTTTATTGGTTTAACAGATTTATCTGTAGATATGGGATATACGGACAATTCAAATCATCCAGATGTTATGAATGTGGTGCAAGAAATTTATAAAAAGGCAAATGCAGCGAATATTGCAGTTGGGGAAGTTGCAGGAAATGTAGAAGCAGCCCAAAAAGCAGTAGCTAGAGGGGCTAACTATGTAGTTTTAGTGGGAACAAATTACTTAATGAAATCTTTGCAAGGATATATTACAAGTATGGAGTAG
- a CDS encoding ABC transporter permease yields MNKNLFKYLLLAPALLLILLITIYPLFNSFWISLHEWDLKKSVEMGNFVGLDNYMRAFTDKYFWNSVIITLIFVISTVVITLTLSFIVALLLSTDSKFMQFVRAIIIIPFAISPALVGYSWRFMLNPEYGLFHKIMGTFSPFLGDVVWLGSSVTSLLALISVTVWIWLPFMSLMFISGLIGISTEVYEAAKVDGATWIQTIFKITIPLMKPIILIASILMTMFTLKVFDPVVTLTQGGPGNSTEVLNFFIYKNAFRYFDMGYSSALGYILAMITIIFVVIYMRKLSKGDDWS; encoded by the coding sequence ATGAATAAAAATCTTTTTAAGTATTTATTGTTGGCTCCAGCACTATTACTTATCTTATTAATTACAATTTATCCATTATTTAATTCATTTTGGATTAGTCTTCATGAATGGGATTTGAAAAAATCCGTTGAAATGGGTAATTTTGTTGGACTGGATAACTATATGAGGGCGTTTACAGATAAATATTTTTGGAATAGTGTCATCATCACACTTATTTTTGTAATTAGCACAGTTGTGATTACATTGACGTTAAGCTTTATTGTTGCTTTGTTATTAAGCACTGATAGTAAGTTTATGCAGTTTGTACGTGCGATTATTATTATTCCATTTGCAATCAGCCCAGCATTAGTAGGTTATTCATGGAGATTTATGTTAAATCCGGAATATGGCCTGTTCCATAAAATTATGGGTACATTTTCCCCCTTCTTAGGTGATGTTGTTTGGTTAGGTAGTAGTGTCACGTCTTTGTTGGCTTTAATATCGGTGACGGTATGGATTTGGCTACCATTTATGAGCTTAATGTTTATTAGTGGATTAATAGGTATTTCAACAGAGGTATATGAGGCAGCGAAAGTAGATGGAGCAACGTGGATACAAACGATTTTCAAGATTACGATACCATTAATGAAGCCTATTATTTTAATTGCTTCTATCTTAATGACAATGTTCACACTAAAAGTATTTGATCCTGTTGTCACTTTAACGCAAGGAGGACCAGGTAACTCAACAGAAGTATTGAATTTCTTCATTTATAAAAATGCTTTCAGATACTTTGATATGGGTTATTCGTCAGCATTAGGATATATATTAGCGATGATTACAATTATTTTTGTAGTCATTTATATGAGAAAATTAAGTAAAGGAGATGATTGGAGTTGA
- a CDS encoding amidase, with protein sequence MKIQTLLNGYENERFKPREIIQSYFQKIHSLQPNANGFIQITEKLAFEEIESLQYNQPLYGVPFSVKDCIDIKGYKTTNGVLELNAVKKNEHASIFDKLERAGAICLGKTNLSEYATSVLLPSASFGAVTNAQHPAYIPGGSSSGSAVAVAQGVSLFSIGTDTSGSTRIPAACNEIVGFKTPYKKELLHGVTPLSVTQDHIGILTKNIADLKKVLQSLDMVSTDTIKTVKKIGIPIGYFDTCLDAEVANSLEKVYQQFLQLGFELVELDTSFLQDTLAVTRTIGTKEFGREHMEDLGNNPHLSQTIKNTLQKSLEITDNLYNEALEIKEAWTQKFIQYFKQVDMIVTPTLPIVPPKLNITTITLNQKQHDVEELLVRCTSPFNVMGFPTVSLPSYIVHQDLKFSIQLTVLEEDINLLLDFASDVFEK encoded by the coding sequence ATGAAAATTCAAACTTTATTAAATGGATATGAGAACGAACGATTTAAGCCACGGGAAATCATTCAATCCTATTTTCAAAAAATTCATAGCTTGCAACCAAATGCCAATGGCTTTATTCAAATAACAGAAAAGTTAGCATTCGAAGAAATAGAGTCCTTGCAGTACAATCAACCACTGTATGGTGTACCGTTTTCTGTGAAAGATTGTATTGACATAAAAGGGTACAAAACAACAAATGGTGTACTTGAATTAAATGCTGTGAAAAAAAACGAGCATGCCTCTATTTTCGATAAACTTGAACGGGCAGGGGCAATCTGTCTAGGAAAAACCAATTTATCGGAGTATGCAACAAGCGTGCTTTTACCAAGTGCCTCGTTTGGTGCGGTGACCAATGCACAGCATCCAGCCTATATTCCAGGCGGTTCAAGCAGTGGTTCAGCAGTAGCGGTTGCTCAAGGTGTATCTTTATTTTCGATAGGAACAGATACATCAGGCTCCACCCGTATTCCTGCTGCATGTAATGAAATTGTAGGGTTTAAGACTCCATATAAAAAGGAGCTTTTACATGGGGTAACACCATTATCTGTGACACAAGATCATATTGGCATATTGACTAAAAACATTGCCGATTTGAAAAAGGTATTACAGAGCCTTGATATGGTTAGCACAGATACAATAAAAACTGTGAAAAAAATCGGCATTCCTATAGGATATTTTGATACATGCTTAGATGCAGAGGTTGCCAACTCACTAGAGAAAGTATATCAACAATTTCTGCAATTAGGATTTGAACTAGTTGAGCTAGATACATCTTTTTTGCAAGACACATTAGCTGTAACTAGAACGATTGGTACAAAAGAATTTGGTAGGGAACATATGGAGGATTTGGGGAACAATCCACACCTTTCACAAACAATCAAGAACACATTACAAAAAAGTTTAGAAATTACAGATAATCTGTACAATGAGGCTTTAGAAATTAAAGAAGCATGGACACAGAAGTTTATTCAGTATTTTAAACAAGTTGACATGATTGTAACACCGACCTTACCGATTGTTCCACCTAAGCTAAACATCACAACGATTACATTAAACCAAAAGCAACACGATGTAGAAGAATTACTTGTTAGGTGTACAAGCCCATTTAATGTCATGGGATTCCCGACAGTATCTCTACCATCTTATATAGTTCATCAAGACTTAAAATTTTCTATACAGCTCACAGTTTTAGAAGAAGATATTAATTTATTATTAGATTTTGCAAGTGACGTTTTCGAAAAATGA
- a CDS encoding ABC transporter permease → MTVIKSTKQKKFNMKNFLRYIGVSLVLIFLFLPILWIVMTAFKTENDSYNFTVFFQPVLDNFKFLFSHQFNLGKYYFNSIWIVFATLIITIPVSVLAAYSLSRFEIKGKQLIMFAILATQFIPLVVNLIPLFLIFRNLSLIDTIVALIIVNLGHTIPYAIWLIKGFIDRVPIDTEEAASIDGASRFQIITKILIPTALPGIITATVFCFVITWNEFMFALILTQREAVTLPIALSFFNGEKGVVWNQMAAAGIVFMLPTVIFMLLVRKQFVQGMTSGSVK, encoded by the coding sequence TTGACAGTTATAAAATCGACAAAACAAAAAAAGTTCAACATGAAGAATTTCCTTAGATATATTGGTGTATCCCTTGTGCTTATTTTCTTATTCTTACCTATATTATGGATTGTAATGACAGCTTTTAAAACAGAAAATGATTCATATAATTTTACGGTATTTTTTCAGCCAGTTTTAGATAATTTTAAGTTTTTATTTAGCCACCAATTTAATTTAGGAAAATACTATTTCAACAGTATATGGATTGTTTTTGCTACATTGATTATTACGATTCCAGTGAGTGTTTTAGCGGCATATAGTTTGTCTCGCTTCGAAATTAAAGGAAAACAATTAATTATGTTTGCTATTTTAGCTACACAATTTATTCCGTTAGTGGTGAATTTAATTCCATTATTTTTGATTTTCAGGAACTTAAGTTTAATTGATACGATAGTCGCGCTTATTATTGTTAATTTGGGACATACAATCCCTTATGCAATTTGGTTAATCAAAGGCTTTATCGATCGCGTTCCAATTGATACGGAAGAGGCAGCTTCGATTGATGGTGCGAGTAGATTTCAGATTATTACGAAAATTCTGATACCTACAGCGCTTCCTGGAATTATTACTGCCACAGTTTTCTGCTTTGTTATTACATGGAATGAATTTATGTTTGCATTGATTTTAACACAAAGAGAGGCTGTTACTCTACCAATCGCATTATCATTCTTCAATGGAGAAAAAGGTGTTGTTTGGAATCAAATGGCGGCTGCAGGAATTGTCTTTATGCTACCAACAGTTATTTTCATGCTTTTAGTGAGAAAACAGTTTGTACAAGGTATGACTTCAGGAAGTGTTAAATAA
- a CDS encoding polyketide cyclase, with translation MEKENKQLEKNLEKEEVSNVKETIPATKKKYDHIIHYANTADVNMIDHRDDEDYISLESYQIKKQSMKGFNSEYNNIVDYIVKITRQIWKEKDIGLIYDTYSTGISVHKGLINSHGINEVISGTLQTLQAFPDRKGLGWSVLWSGNDEDGFFTSHRGKSYATNAGDSAYGKATGKKVIFRTSADCLIKDNKIYEEWLVMDTYHLVQQLGIDPVEVAKKFAKSSVNLAPPIQFGLPETAEMGLPPKLLDIDLKNWEVGNFMLYMFNRIWDRRSINFVRECYEENAVVHYVCNKDVVGFNEIQGMYISLFASVPNAKLILERITCNKRDNDFNWDVAVRWRLQGVHEGFGYFGAPSGKIIEIFGINHYKIRNKKIVEEHFLFDGIEVLRQIHTEVSNEDSGIIIEDGNFSGVS, from the coding sequence ATGGAAAAAGAAAATAAACAGCTAGAAAAAAATTTGGAAAAAGAAGAGGTGTCGAATGTGAAAGAAACTATACCTGCAACGAAAAAAAAATATGACCATATCATTCATTATGCTAATACGGCAGATGTTAATATGATTGACCATCGAGATGATGAAGACTATATATCACTAGAAAGCTATCAAATTAAAAAGCAGAGTATGAAGGGTTTTAATAGTGAGTACAACAATATCGTTGATTATATTGTTAAAATTACAAGACAAATCTGGAAGGAGAAGGATATTGGTCTTATTTATGACACATATAGTACTGGTATTTCTGTCCATAAAGGACTAATTAATTCACATGGAATTAACGAAGTTATTTCGGGTACATTACAAACGCTACAAGCATTCCCAGACCGCAAAGGATTAGGCTGGAGTGTATTATGGTCTGGCAATGATGAAGATGGCTTTTTCACATCTCACCGAGGGAAGTCCTATGCAACAAATGCTGGAGATAGTGCCTATGGAAAGGCTACAGGTAAAAAGGTGATATTTAGAACAAGTGCGGATTGCTTAATTAAAGATAATAAAATTTATGAAGAATGGCTCGTAATGGATACATATCACTTAGTGCAACAATTAGGCATTGATCCTGTAGAAGTAGCCAAGAAATTTGCGAAAAGCTCAGTTAATCTAGCACCTCCAATTCAATTTGGTTTACCAGAGACAGCAGAAATGGGATTACCACCAAAATTATTGGATATAGATTTGAAAAATTGGGAAGTAGGCAATTTCATGCTTTACATGTTTAATCGAATTTGGGATCGACGCTCAATTAATTTCGTACGTGAATGTTATGAGGAAAATGCAGTTGTGCACTATGTATGTAATAAAGATGTAGTAGGATTTAATGAAATCCAAGGCATGTATATTAGCCTATTTGCATCTGTTCCAAATGCCAAACTGATTTTAGAACGCATCACATGTAATAAACGCGATAATGACTTTAACTGGGATGTGGCAGTACGCTGGCGCTTGCAAGGTGTACATGAAGGGTTTGGCTATTTTGGAGCACCCTCTGGAAAAATTATTGAAATTTTTGGCATCAATCATTATAAAATCCGTAATAAAAAAATCGTAGAAGAACATTTCTTATTTGATGGAATCGAGGTTTTACGACAAATTCATACTGAGGTATCGAATGAAGATAGCGGCATTATTATTGAAGATGGCAATTTTTCTGGGGTATCTTAA
- a CDS encoding aldehyde dehydrogenase has translation MKKTQLWINGQWEPTEQTYELYAPFSGELLANVAKATVSDVNRAIETSQEAYQAFKQTSAYERSEILYKVVELLKMRKQEMVDILVNEAGKPMKAAIAEVERTISTYLFAAEGAKQPSGETVPLDASPTGVGYMGYTNRVPLGVVSAITPFNFPFNLVAHKLGPAFAAGNTVVLKPANQTPMSALFMAEIFKEAGLPDGALQIVTGSGGELSEALTTHKYIKKVTFTGSEKVGLEIKEKVGLRKLTLELGSNSALIIEPSTPIQQIIQRAVNGAFNFAGQVCISLQRIYVHQSIYSQFVETFVEETKKLVIGNPADANTDISAMINLKEVQRLQRWLEEAKESGAQIIAGGTFTDRIMTPTVVVNTSPNMKIICQETFAPIVSIVPYKDLDEAINLVNASNYGLNVGIYTQNLTDALYVADEIETGSLIINDIPSFRVDNMPYGGVKQSGYGREGIKFAIEEMTNLKFIAVKKSL, from the coding sequence ATGAAAAAGACACAGTTATGGATTAATGGTCAATGGGAACCGACAGAACAAACATATGAACTTTATGCACCATTTTCTGGTGAATTACTTGCAAATGTAGCAAAAGCAACTGTTTCAGATGTTAATCGTGCAATTGAAACATCACAGGAAGCGTATCAAGCATTTAAGCAAACAAGTGCATATGAACGTTCTGAAATATTGTATAAAGTAGTGGAACTACTGAAGATGCGTAAACAAGAAATGGTTGATATTTTAGTGAATGAAGCTGGTAAGCCTATGAAAGCGGCAATAGCGGAAGTAGAGCGTACCATTTCAACTTATTTATTTGCTGCCGAAGGTGCTAAACAGCCTAGCGGTGAAACTGTCCCTCTAGATGCTTCACCAACTGGAGTTGGCTATATGGGATATACAAATAGAGTTCCTTTAGGCGTTGTTTCAGCAATTACACCATTTAATTTTCCGTTTAATTTAGTAGCGCATAAATTAGGACCAGCCTTTGCTGCGGGGAATACAGTTGTGTTAAAACCAGCAAATCAAACACCAATGAGCGCACTATTTATGGCGGAAATATTTAAAGAAGCTGGATTACCAGATGGGGCACTACAAATTGTTACTGGATCAGGTGGGGAATTGAGCGAAGCTTTGACTACTCATAAATACATCAAAAAGGTCACATTTACTGGTAGTGAGAAAGTCGGGTTGGAGATTAAAGAAAAAGTAGGCTTACGAAAGCTGACGTTAGAATTAGGATCAAATTCTGCATTAATTATTGAACCAAGTACTCCAATTCAACAGATTATTCAGCGAGCTGTTAATGGCGCATTTAATTTCGCAGGACAAGTCTGTATTTCGTTACAAAGGATATATGTGCATCAATCTATCTATTCACAGTTTGTAGAAACTTTCGTAGAAGAAACAAAAAAATTAGTTATTGGCAATCCGGCAGATGCGAATACTGATATATCAGCTATGATTAATCTAAAAGAAGTACAACGTTTGCAAAGATGGTTAGAGGAAGCGAAGGAATCGGGGGCACAAATTATTGCTGGAGGGACTTTTACAGATCGTATTATGACACCTACAGTCGTCGTTAATACTTCTCCAAACATGAAAATCATATGCCAAGAAACATTTGCACCTATCGTTTCAATTGTACCGTATAAGGATTTGGATGAGGCAATTAATCTAGTCAATGCTTCTAATTATGGATTGAATGTTGGTATCTACACGCAAAATTTAACAGATGCCCTGTATGTAGCAGATGAAATTGAAACAGGGTCATTGATTATTAATGATATTCCCTCTTTCCGTGTAGACAATATGCCGTATGGTGGAGTAAAGCAAAGTGGTTATGGGCGTGAAGGAATTAAATTTGCTATTGAAGAAATGACGAATTTGAAATTTATAGCAGTGAAAAAGAGTTTGTGA